GTGTTATTATTAAATGCATTTCGTAGGCTAGCTTGACAATGGTCAGCAGACATCACTGCGTCTTATTAGTTCATTCACTGCAAGGTCATGTGGTTCTGGGTCAATGCATTCTTACATTGGTATACTTTTACAGGCAGAGACTACTCTgcacctgctgctgctgccgccttcGCCCATGGCAGGATCGTAGCGGTCATCGGTGCCGTCGTCGACGTCCAGTTCGATGAGGGCCTCCCACCCATCCTCAATGCCCTGGAAGTCGCTGGGCGTGAGTCCAGGCTAGTGCTGGAGGTGGCACAGCATCTTGGTAAGTAATAAATGTTAGCCTCCGTTTAGAGGCAGTATAATTCGTATCTTTTTACTGGTCTTTTGAACAATCAGATTGACCCTTTTGCTAATAATTGGGCAAAATATCATAATTGTGTAAATGCAGCCATCGTTTTGCAAAGGCATTACCTTCATTCTAGGCCAAATAATCAGGTCCATAATCATCTCTGACTTCTTGTGGCATCTTCTCCCACAGCTGCTTGATGCTTTTCCCCAGGACTAACAGTCACGGTGGTTTGAAAAGCCTGGCTCAATGCAGAGGACTTTGACTCCGAAGATTCCATGTTTCTCCTGAAAAACAAGGTAACAAAACTTCTGTTACAGGTTTTTATAGTTTCATCAAGTCAAACAGTCAAAGTTGTATTGCTTATGGTTCACCATTGCTAGATTACTGAATATatgaaaacatttttaaaaaacactGATAAAAAATATGGCATGGATAGGATAATGTTCTTGTTTCACCTGAGACTGTCATTGAAGGCCTCCACTCCATACTTAGACACAGTGTAAGGTCCTCCGACTGGACTGATCCTGCCGAACACACTGGCTACGTTGACCTGCGACCCCTGGCCTTCTTGATGAGGGGCAGAACACTCAGGGTGACTGCGATGACCCCGTTCAGGTTCACGTCCAGCATGGACTTGTAGTCATCAATGGTCAGCCAATCACAGGGGCAGGGGATGGCCTTGACACCTGCTTGTTCACCACAGCCCACAGGCCTAGAAGGTGACAGGTCATTAGGTAGCTCTATGAACAGCCATTATATTCACAGGTGTTTGGTAAGAAGAGGACATAAACAAAGATTACTAACATGAATGTCAACTGAACTGGTAATATTGCATAATTTGACTAGTATAACTTGAAACAAATGATGATGATAGGACTGTTTGCTTTTCAATATAAACACTGACACTCACCTTTAGCCCCAACTTTGTCTTTAATCAAAGCGGCTGCTTTGTCGACACTCTGTTCTTTTTGACATCCAGGTGGAGGGTGGTGAATCTGCCTGAACAGGCCTTCCTCAgatcttcctctcccttctctgtgAAGCAGGATGCGATCACACAGAAACCCAGCTCGTCCAGATGTCTGGCCAGTAGGTTGCCGAAACCAGAGTCACACCCCGTGATGTAGACATATTTGTCTCCTTTGTCTGGGACTCTGGGGATCTCCCGGAACCAGCGGTACAGGTAGTAAAACACCACCAGTCCAAGGATGTACAGAAACATGTCTGGGACAGGATGAGACAGACAGCCTTTTAATAAGTCATCTcttgtttatcaacattttaagctaaaggttctgatctgttgtgtcagccacattgcataaaacagtttttttaaatgctagtggttgtattaatttgtgaTCTATCGCAtgccacaactgtcccagactatgttttgaatatttatttctcgcacagaattgAATAGtcgacttttgtactatgggggatagtagacataggctagtgattttgctgttcgttaggcctactcatcttgttggctgatgaaaagtaaatgtgtacagttcttccaatatcttcaatatgcacctcggaattggataaggatgcACACAGTTGCGTCCCCGATGGGTCTGTcttagcctgtgagaaagacccgatcaagTGACGGAGAGCCGGCAGCACTCTGGGCCTCAAAAAGCATGGATTTTTTAAAGGTGCATTACAGTCACAGGATTCCACtgtgaaattcgaggcattatcaagtgcttgccATATTGGGAATGAGTTACTATTGGAGTGTGTACACCCTGCgtaaaaaacaaagcagagctcgtGCCTTTTAAgcgacttttttcaaatcatcattagagtctcatcatgcaaccttacaatgtattaaaaatctaaacaaatagcccaacatttgtagaacaactaaagttacattaataactctaaattaaccatataggagtacctatttctttgttaactgctcaacaTGTGTGCACTCTTTCAAATCATTTggaaaaaatatttatattttattcagctttgttcaattgtattcttcataatataaaataatgccacggaattataagtaaatcttgtctgctaaatgaactagtataGCCCACATCCAATTGGCATAGCCTCAGGACCTAACATACATGAAGGGACCCTTGCGTTATCTCCCATATGATCAATGAGGATTTCCACATGGCAAATGGAcagtcccttactagacgtccgcagGGGTTATGTTAAAATAGACCGACAGCCTCGGGTCGCCCTCCGGGGCCCGGGCTTCCGGGAATTGCAAAAATAAAGTTTCCAGGACACTCTGTTCCGCAATATAATGTTGTTTTAATAGAAAATGTTCTCTTGTACTGGAATATTCCACTAGATGGCGACTGGCTGTATATTGCAAATGGATATttcatcaccaaatggacatggccGTTTCTCGTAAATGGAAAAGACTTCAAAGACGAAACTCGGTGAAAACGGTAATACAGCACTAATTTGACAACGTCAAAGTACATAAACCTACGGTGTAAGGAAAAATAGAATCAAACATTTATCTATCGTAGTTTATGAGAAATCATACAACGTCCATTTCATGATGCTAAAACAAACATGGTGAGACACAGTGTGGggcttacagacacacagagcctgcaatagtTATTGGCATTCGAACCATCAAAGAACCGCTAGACCTAGAGCTCTGAAACTTTATAAACCTGTTCTAGAGCTTAAGCCAGTAGTGCACAGTGAGATATGtagctctagaaggttctcaagCCGAGAAACAGCCTTGTccatttgccatatcttcaatttgaaaatgacgacatttagaaaagtcccagAATCACAAGACTTGGTGCATTGAAACCGCCTCGGCCCATAGAGATGGACCATACAAGTTTCTGGCCGATAGCTCTTTCAGGGGCTAGGTAGCAATGAGAAAGTGCATTTTCAGCACTAATTAAGGTCGCTGCTCGGGCTCTGAATGACCTATAGATCCGAAACTCAGGATTcaggtcgcctcagctaggcctacacataatgtcagaactggacccACAGCTCGAATGTAACTATGTTGTTTATGTTTTTTATGGCTTTAACAGAAGGAGCAACGAATTGTGGGCCGGCTCTGAAATAtttgatagttggcttctaaaagATTTGGACAAAGtgagtttggtgtcagaatgatatcttatTGACTGATGGCTGACTTGATGGCAGTATAATATGTTGGCATTGTACATtgtatattgcaaatggacagtgTACATTTCCAATGTATTTAATGAGGGATTTACCATCACTAAATGGACAGGCTGAAATCAACACCAACAAGCGATGGAGTgaaaccactatcactgctaggccatcccgagttcaacgAGCCAGACAATTGGGCATTTCAGCAGTATATTAGAGCATGTCCAatttgtgatggtaaatgccTATTGTAATACATTGCAAGTGGACAGTGTACATTTGTACATTTCCAATGTTTTTAATGAGGGATTTACCATCACCAAATGGACGGGCTGAAATCAACACCAATGAGAGAATGGACTGTGTCCATTGCACATATGCTATAATGTCAGTGTGAAGATGATCTTCTGCAAGTTGACAGTGTCCATTGCCAATGTATATCTATAAGGACTTCCCATTACAAAATGGACATGCTGAATCAACACCAATGAGAAATTCTGACTTCCTATGACCAAACATGACAAATAGACCTTATAGGTTGATTTAGGGCTTAACATAGTGATATATATCATTTGGTCAGTATATAGGCCATCTCGACATTATATATGCCATTTGCacatggttcactgacttttgggtTCGGAAGCCGACTTCCTATGATCATATATGGCAAATGGACAAACATAGGCCTTATGGACAAACTCAATAAAATAAGACAAatgtacagttgaattcggaagtttacatacaccttaaactcacttaaatacatttaaactcagtttttgacaattccagacatttaatctgagtaaaacttccctgtcttaggtcagttaggatcattactttattttaagaatgtgaaatgttcgaaaaatagtagagagaatgatttattacagcttttatttctttcatcacattcccagtgggtcagacgtttacatacactcagttagtatttggtagcattgcctttaaattgtttaacttgggtcaaacatttcgggtagccttccacaattttctcacaataagttgggtaaattttgacTGTGAGATCAATAGTTATTTGCTTAACAATCACTGGCTGACGAAATGTCGTGACCGTCACAGCCCTAGTCACATCTACCCAGCTCCACCCCCCATTCCTCAGTATACCAAACAAAATGCCAGGGTCATCACGGGAAGTTACAGAAATATGCACATTACACAATATGAGGTTAGACATAAATCAAGTGGGATGATAGCACCTGCCTTTTACAGTTCATCACTAATAGGCATCTTATAACAGTAGCTTATAGTAATAACATTATTGTAGCTATAAGATAATCAGGAAAATAATTTTAAGATCAACCACATTCAGGGAGAGTTCATTGAAGCGCATGGAATGACAGAGACAGGATTGAACAGAGCAAGGATCAACAGTTATTAATGCCGGTGTTGTGCCTAAGATCTCACCCTGCCCGAATCCCCCCTTATTCATTGCTGCGACTTGCTTGCTAGTTGAGATTTCTGCTCTTTCACTTCGTTGTCAGTTAAACCTACATATCACTGATCTTAGTAGCAGAAAGCATTTTTTGTCAATAGTTTTCATTTAggctatttgtttcaagtgtatgTGGCGGTTCTGGCTTGTATTCTGGCTTGTATGGCGCCCTGGTCGAACCCCTCCTTTAGCGCCCGCCCGCACGCACCCGGGGACGCCCGGTGCCGTCCCCGGCAAGGTGCCTCcctgaaatgtttattgcttgccaACATTTTACTCCCTCTTTGTTTAATATAACACAGATACATTAATTATTCATTTCGGTTGCGTGAAGTTTGTCctatagaaagtatttgactctgatgtgtgctacagaaagtatttgactctagccACAAAATTAAGGACAGTAGAAATAGGGAGGGGTTCTGGCACAACACCGGTTTCAATGTGCACTGTGGGCTGTCTTGTGCAATTGCTATCTGTAATCAATTGCAAAACTTGCCAAAGGTCATTTAAACCACAACTAACAAATACTATTAAAAATGTGGTTCAAATAAACTGGAAGGAATAAGTGCAACACTCCTACATTCCCATTTGATTGTAATGTGAATATCATGTTAAATGCAAGCGTTCGATGTTTCAAATAACACAATATGGAAAGTTAGGGCGCATTACATAATTGAAAGCCCTGCACATGACATAATAATAAAGATTTGTTCGATAAATGATGATAGATTGTGATTGATAGCCTATCCTCAACTTTTACATGTTCAAGAACATTACAGTCTGGTGGAATATTGAAGTCGTACCTGTTGGAGAGGTTCCTTACCAGCGCAACAAAGTAACAGTTTTCAGAAACTACGCAAGACCAAACTCTGCCCCAGCACTGGCCAATCGGAGCCAAGTTATGTCATTAGAGTTAACAAGGTCAACAATGATTTGATTAGATATCGTTTGGTAGGAACTTCAAACTTCTTAACATCACTCTTGACTCTTGACATactcatgtaaagtgttggtctcatgtttcctGAGTTGAAATAAAATATCACAACATTTTCCATATGTACAAAAATCTTATTTATCTCAAATTGTGTGCATACATTTGTTTTCATCCcaattagtgagcatttctcctttcccaagataatccatcctcctgacaggtgtgtcatgtcaaaaagctgattaaacagcataatctttacacaggtgcaccttgtgctggggacaataaaaggtcattaaaatgtgcagttttgtcacacaacgcaagttttgagggagcgtgcaattgggtgctgactgcaggaatgtccaccagagctgttgccagataatttaatgttaatttctctaccataagctgcctccaacatcattttagagaatttggcagtatgtccaaccggcctcacaactgcagaccatgttcaaccatgccagcccaggacctccatatccgacttcttcacctgcgagatcgtctgagaccagccacccggacagctgatgaaatttaGTTGTATTTCCGTctataataaagcccttttgtggggaaaaattaattctgattggctgggctttGCTCACAAGTGGGTTGGCCTATGCccacccaggcccacccatggctactcccctgcccagtcatgtgatatccatagattagggcctaatgaattaatttcaatagactgatttccttatatgaactgtaactcaataaaatgtcttgcatgttgcgtttatattttgccTTGTATTACAATGATCACTAGATGGTGGCAAATACTTGTAGGCTATTGAAAATGGGCATTATCAATAATATAAATCATTTCTGCTCATCCTAGGTTCTTAATATGAGgctgtttgctacagcaggaaaaggATCCCACAGCAACAAGAAATGttcattattatgtggattataattcatgtacatttttgtagggcttgatacatttttcgtatgggaaaatcaagtctgaaatttcaaagtatAAATTACaatcttcagaagcctttttaaacctccaATACACTACAAGTTGTACATTTcatgcattgcaggaaagttctcctgcaacagggtgataaaattaagatcctacatctgtacattcGTTGACCACATCCAAATCTGTGTCAGTCAATTATCTATCACCTTATCTACCACTCTAAGTACATTTTTGTATTAGGTTTTTAATTGACAGAACATGCTACATTAATCGATGAACTACTATAGACGTAGGTCTGATCTAGGCAAGCTGGCCAACTTTGCATAATCGGTAACATCCAGCTCAGATATTATTTGAATTGCTCCACAATAAGTTGTCAACTTTCAGGTGAGAACACTGTGCGTACCATTGCCATGGATGGTACAGAAAGTCTTGTCCGTGGACAGAAGGTTGTGGACACTGGCGATCCCATCAGAATCCCAGTAGGTCCCGAGACCCTAGGCAGAATCATGAATGTTATTGGAGAGCCCATTGATGAGAGGGGACCAATCTCTACCAAGCAGTAAGCACTTTGTCTATCAGCCAATTCATAACAGGTTTAGAAATGGTAAACACAACAATTAAGGAAGTCAATATTTTTTTATGCATGATTCAAAGAACGGTCTTGAGTCTGTCTGAATGATAAGCAATTGGAAATTGCTTGTTCAGGTCAATATTGTCTCTAATCTTTATATTTATTTTAGGACTGCTGCCATCCACGCCGAGGCCCCAGAGTTCACTGACATGAGTgtggagcaggagatcctggtaaCTGGCATCAAGGTGGTAGATTTGCTGGCTCCCTACGCCAAGGGAGGCAAAATTGGTATGTGGGACAACTGACATCATTCTTTCACATATTTGCAAATATTTAGCTAATGTTTAATGAAAGCAAATTGTGCCCTTTTCTATAGGTCTGTTCGGTGGGGCTGGTGTAGGAAAGACTGTGTTGATCATGGAGCTGATTAACAATGTGGCCAAGGCCCATGGTGGTTACTCTGTGTTTGCCGGAGTGGGAGAGCGTACCCGCGAAGGAAATGACTTGTACCACGAGATGATTGAGTCGGGTGTCATCAACCTGAAGGATGACACCTCCAAGGTGAACAACTGGCTACATTTGACAGTCATAAGCAGGTGCCTCTATTTAACCCTTAAGATGaggtttttaattattttttacttaatTAATGTCAACTCCCGCATGGGAACTAATTAGCATTTAAAATCCCCATAATGCGTCCGTTTAAGCCAGAGATCTGCTTTTTTGCATTAGATGTATCAATCCACCTATAATACTTCTGCAACTGCAGTGAAGGGTGACAacgctagagcagtgtttgtcagaccatgagccatcctgaaaattggtcttctcacaaTTGTCTGTAGTGTCCTGCCCGGTTTGGCCTGCATACTACTTTGACCCCTCTATTGAAAGATGAGACTAATGAACACtgttttgcccccccccccccacacgtgTCTTGGGACTTGTCTAAAGTTGGTACAGCAGATCTGCTAACTGTCTGTAGCGTCATAACAGTTTGGGATACGCACTAGTATGACCCCTCTGTAAGGGTGACCCTCTCAAGCATGTACATGGTTTGCTCTAGGATGGCCTCAAGACTCCTCTGAAGGTCCCCTGATACCAGTCAAATACAGTTCTGGTAGTGTATATCTGGAGACAGTCCCGAAAACTAAACAACCTGTTTTTCAATGCGTTTGTATAACCCAATAGAATTAAGGCCAACATTTTTCATCTcttctaaaataaaaaaaataaaaaatatatatatatatttacacttaCACTTCAAGGAGTTAcaattcaaaatcaaatgttTTGTGGCATGAccataaaacaattccatatagcttagcaGTCCCCTGGCTTGGACTCCTATGTGAGTCTTATGCAGACTGATGGTATTTTGAAGTTGTCAGTCACAGGAAAGACAACCCACTGTTAAATGTCAAAATTGAAGGTTCAATGTGCAGAAATCGCTCTGTTTCCTGGCTGTATAAATTTGAGTAGTCtgtctaatttcagtttgtgacaaaatagCATAGAGAATCATAGTGCCATCTAAACCgctatgaaatatattttctataaCGAAaacattttcagctgtttgacacTGGTGTACCAAAGTATGATGCAGAAACTTAACGTGAAGCATAGAAATGGATCatatctactgcttcttagacttgctttcaatgaaaaTGGCTAGTCTCTTATTCACATTTCTATGAATTGTCACCCAAAAAGTTGTTGTAGCATATCACCAGTCTGGAAAGTTGACCTCATTACCCACTTGACTTGATGTTCACATCAGCCTTTCCCCTTTAGTTTCTATTAGATGTGTTTTCTAATGGTGTCCTCTCCTCCAAACCCCTAGGTGGCTCTGGTGTATGGACAAATGAACGAGCCCCCAGGCGCCCGTGCTCGTGTGGCTCTGACTGGTCTGACTGTGGCTGAGTATTTCCGTGACCAGGGAGGGTCAGGATGTGCTGCTCTTCATCGACAACATCTTCCGCTTCACCCAGGCTGGCTCAGAGGTGTCTGCCCTGCTGGGTCGTATCCCCTCCG
This genomic window from Oncorhynchus nerka isolate Pitt River linkage group LG2, Oner_Uvic_2.0, whole genome shotgun sequence contains:
- the LOC135574067 gene encoding 17-beta-hydroxysteroid dehydrogenase type 6-like, with the translated sequence MNKGGFGQDMFLYILGLVVFYYLYRWFREIPRVPDKGDKYVYITGCDSGFGNLLARHLDELGFCVIASCFTEKGEEDLRKACSGRFTTLHLDVKKNRVSTKQPL